From the Naumovozyma dairenensis CBS 421 chromosome 10, complete genome genome, the window ttaatttttgtgGTCTAAGCATATTCTTAAACatctttatattattatgattattgGTATGTGgtttatatctttttgtCTATTGTAGTCTCTCAATTGATTGTTCAGtcttatatattatatatagtcTGACAGAGTCCATTTAAACAAGGAGACCTTCactattgtttttttcactatatttcatatattcCTGGAAATGATACCCAACATATAAAAGTTGGCCCTGTGTAAAAGCCGAGAAACCCCCCCAAAGTTTTAATTGgccaatttttcttctctaaagaaaaaaaagatattgtCAATTTGGGAAAAACTCCGGGGGTAAAGAATACCCTCAAATTATATGATAGGGTTTAAAGGTGATACCCTATAATACTAGGAGGGGTTTTGGCAGAAGTGAAACGACACAATATCACAACTAATACTATACGAAGAAATAGGATCctataaaaagaaatggtAAAAGGTACATCTGTGTAATTTTTTATGTCAAAGAGGTATATAAGGTTGATGTTAGCCTTTTTTCGGATATAAAGTTTGGTGGAATTGTACTTGGTTTTTTAATACAAGCTATGTTACAATTTTCATGAATCCAGTTTTCCGGAAGGGTGTAGCGTAGTTGTGAAAGCGTAATCAAGCAAGGGTACATTTTTTACTTGAATTTTGGTTAGTAGAAAAATGTAAAATCTTAGGGAGGTTGAACTAACTTTTTCTTACAATAGTGTAGAGAAGCGAACAGAGCCAAAAAGTCTCTTCCAAAAAATCGACTTTCAACAAGACTTTGGGCAACGGTTGATCTTAGATTACTTATGTCATATTTACTAAGAAAAAGCATCTAAATGTTTTGTTCTATTTCGCTTTAGTTCAATTTCCTCCGTAAAAAGTCACTAATAAACTTTAGgttcaaaaaaaagtttaaaTAAAGTCAATGCcgaagaaaatgaatttggTAAAGTCTTTAAGGAAGGTTCTAAATAGACACTACTTCTATAAGTTCCATCCAAAAGATCTATTTCCCCCACGGCATAGGCTTCTCTTTTTAATCATATTAGGCAATAGTAGCGAAAAATTTGATGTTCTTATTTACTTTTGTAACTCAGcttaaagaaaaattcacATTTCCCACAATAAAAACAGAAaccaaatatataaaaataaacaaaaaaacgAAGAAGTTTATGGGAGTGCTTCTATCATAGATAATTTTATCTCTTACCGTACAAGTTCATTGTTATATAGTATGCACCACCAGGAACAATCTTCTATACTTActgaataaaataaaaataccTATATATTATGCCAGAACATGGGTATTATATGGTCTTGAACCGTTATTATGTTGTAAATTACCATTAACTGCCTCTCAATCCACCAAGTCCTCCCCAATGACTCAAAAGACATTTTTAAAATGctatttctaattctatAACAGTTTGGTAAATGTATTATTAACCTCTGTATAGAATACATTGTCTATAAAATATACTACTTTTATGATggattgtttttgaatgaTTAAATACAGTTAAATGCATAAGAAGAGGTAGTGTAGTTTCACGGCTGGAGACTATTAATTAGTTTGTTACCATTTATCAGATCATCacataatattataaatcTCTTTTTAACACCTTTAGCCTCCAATTGAGATTGTAAATGATTCAAAGTTGCAATTTCACCAACGGTAACACCACCCAAAAACACCACAATAACAACGTCTGGAtactttttcatttctttcttgcTATTGGTTGGTTTAGTAACACTAGAACCCTTGGCCTTTGCTATCCAAGTACCACTTCGAATTATTTTGGAATCACCATACAATTGTTCAAATAGTTCTTCAGTTTGAGAAACGTTAGGTTCTTTGGATATAATAAAAGGCTGTTGtgataaataatttttgcTCAGGATAGATCTATCATATAGTAATTGTATCAACCGTGTCGTCAAAGGAACTACACCACAATAGGCAAAAGTTGGTTCCTCTGGTTTGAATCCCCCTGGAATATGGGTTGAACTACTCGGttgaatatcttcttctgtgGGTAACATGTCTAGCCAACTTGATAAATAACGAAACTCTTTCcttatttttgaatttgattccATGGTCGGATTTTTTGAGTCATCCAGACTTTTACTAATGAAATACCCTGCTTTTGTCAGTCTTTCTAATGTGAAACAAATCTCAATACCAAAAGTATCAATCAGTTCCTTTTTGAAAGTCTCAAAATCCTTATCTCGACAAGATACCTTCAGCAGCGAGAATAGACAGACcaatcttattattttggtAGAGCTAACGTCACCTTCATAAATTAAATCTAATATACTTTCACAACAGGCTTTATTGtcaagattatttaaaagaaaatcttGTTCCATTTCTAAAATTCTATTAAACTGTAGggattcattttcttccacTTCTTCAAGAACATCGCTGGACAAAGTTGTATGCAAATTTAATAACTTTTGCCTTGCTTGTAGTGACCCTAAGGAATCAACGAATTGCTTAATTTCTCCTACAGTATCTGCATTATGTCGAGCATCATATTTAGTTTGTAAAGATTTGGCTATCTTACTTAATTCAGGACCCGCTGCaccaaaattcaaaaacttCAAGTCTTCCCAAATATCATCCTCCCCATGGTCGAAGAgaatatcatcttctttatcttGTAAGCTTCCATATGGTGTAAGAGTATATAAATCATCTAGAATACCACCATATGTCAATTGGGTTAATAAAACTGTAATTGGATCAGTATCCCTCTCAATAACTATCAAATCAGTTTCCAAATCCtcattttggaatttcCCTCCAAAAAGggtttcttcaatgaaaatatcttcatttgtACGTGTTGAAATTATCCTATCATGCAATAATTCCACGTATTTTTTGGATTCATTCCCAATCGCAACATAATTCGTAATAATAGTGGAGGTTTCTTGAAGTAATGAATGTAAACATGATACCATGTTATCAAGTAATATACTTCTAGTTGCTGATTCCATTGAATATGATCTAGGGAAATacatattatcattatcgcTATTATATAGTATGCCGTTAATGAgaacattatcatcaatcGTTGGGAATGGCAATACTCCCCACGAAAACAAATTTAGTTTAGGTTTATTGGAAATCTCTTTTAAACATTGATGCAGTTGGGATTCGACATAATTTATAACACTCCCTGCTTCATCTTGGTTCAATTGATCCGTTATCATTTGCTCAGCATACTTATCGTCAATCATCGGGCCAGAAGTTCGTTGTGATTTCCAATCACAATGAATAATATGGAGTTgagataatgataaattgcGTAcaatcttctttaattgaGTTGGAATAACAAGATCTACTCTAACATCGATTAGAAAGATAATTGATATTTCCGACATACTTGattgaatattttgtaatgcATCGAAGCATAGATCATCTAATATAGCAATTTTAGATACATTCGTCATTTCAGTCAACTGGCTAAAGGTCATCAACCTATTCAAGTAAGGTCGTACATTTGGTTGGACTACCAGTATCTGATCATTTCCACCTATATCATTTAGGGTTTTGCAGAGATTATTTCGTGAAATCTTAGCAAATTTTCTTGTATTCCACACCAAATTCATATTGGCAATATCTCCCTTTATCTGTTTTGATTCCTGAGTTCAATTGATCCTAGGCGATTTCTTACTCAAAGGTGTTCTTAACAACTCTGCAGGCCCTGCCCTTTTTAcaacaattgaataaaCCATCCAGGCTTTTTTTTGGATCCAATTTCTCTAAACTCTAGACTTCATAAACCCTTGCACCCCATAATAGCTTGATAATAAACCATATAGAACAGTACTATTATTCTACAAAAGATaacttttatttctatatttttacttttatttttacagAATCTATCAAAATctatttaaatatatactcTCATCCGCCCTGTGTTATATAGATACACCGCTTCTCCTTGCAAAATCTTCATAGTAAGCCAGCATCTCTGGGGTAATACCTCTAGATATGCCAGCTAAAGccttttcaaaatgttcAGGACTAACCTTGGTGCATTC encodes:
- the VPS33 gene encoding tethering complex ATP-binding subunit VPS33 (similar to Saccharomyces cerevisiae VPS33 (YLR396C); ancestral locus Anc_4.258), with the translated sequence MNLVWNTRKFAKISRNNLCKTLNDIGGNDQILVVQPNVRPYLNRLMTFSQLTEMTNVSKIAILDDLCFDALQNIQSSMSEISIIFLIDVRVDLVIPTQLKKIVRNLSLSQLHIIHCDWKSQRTSGPMIDDKYAEQMITDQLNQDEAGSVINYVESQLHQCLKEISNKPKLNLFSWGVLPFPTIDDNVLINGILYNSDNDNMYFPRSYSMESATRSILLDNMVSCLHSLLQETSTIITNYVAIGNESKKYVELLHDRIISTRTNEDIFIEETLFGGKFQNEDLETDLIVIERDTDPITVLLTQLTYGGILDDLYTLTPYGSLQDKEDDILFDHGEDDIWEDLKFLNFGAAGPELSKIAKSLQTKYDARHNADTVGEIKQFVDSLGSLQARQKLLNLHTTLSSDVLEEVEENESLQFNRILEMEQDFLLNNLDNKACCESILDLIYEGDVSSTKIIRLVCLFSLLKVSCRDKDFETFKKELIDTFGIEICFTLERLTKAGYFISKSLDDSKNPTMESNSKIRKEFRYLSSWLDMLPTEEDIQPSSSTHIPGGFKPEEPTFAYCGVVPLTTRLIQLLYDRSILSKNYLSQQPFIISKEPNVSQTEELFEQLYGDSKIIRSGTWIAKAKGSSVTKPTNSKKEMKKYPDVVIVVFLGGVTVGEIATLNHLQSQLEAKGVKKRFIILCDDLINGNKLINSLQP